In Pseudomonadota bacterium, the sequence CTATCGAATGGAGCGGTTTCCCTGCGTAAGGCGAATGCTTTGGTATATGGACTTCTTCTACGCGAAGCGGCGAATCCTTGTCCCTAAGCATCTTATCCAGAAAAGAGGTCACGTGGGGACGTATCATCTCAGAGGCCATTCTTAAACCACCGATATAGTTTAATGCTACAACATTGTCGGCCCCGGCCTTTTTCAGCTTTTCAATGTTCTTTGTATCGGTACAGCGGGAGATTACCCGCAAATCCGGATTCAATTGCTTTGCCGTTAACACTATAACAATATTGTCATTATCAGAATTAGTGGTGGCAAAAAGGCCCTTTGCCTTATGGATCATAGCCTTTTCGAGAATTTCATTTTCCGTTGCGTCCCCCACAATCATATCGATGTTAAGATTCTGCACCTTTAAATCATCCATCTTGCCCTCGTCCGGGTCGATAGCTATCTGATGCCTCCGCGTAAGGTATAACTCATGTACGATGTAGAGCCCCACCATACCGATACCGCATACAATATAGTGGTTCTTTAATTTCTCTGTCCGCTTTTCCATGGCTCTCCTCCTAAAAACCCTTTTAAGTTCCCCTTCGATAATATAGGCAGCAAGGGTTGTAAAAAGGTATGCTACGGTGCCTGCACCCACAAAGACAAATATAATGGTGAAGATCTTTCCCATGGGTTTATCATCAAGCCCTATTACATCTCCATACCCCACTGTTGTGATTGTGATTGCAGTCATATAGAGCGCATCAAGATAACTCGTCTTGCTGCCGCCTATGATTTTAAAGCCAACAGTCCCGATTATAATAATTATTGCAATTGTAATGAGAATGTGCAGAAACTTCTTAGGAATACCCATCATATATTAAGATATTACTAATCCTGTCTTTAAAAGGGAAGAACATTTTTCGAAAGCTTCAAAAAATAGCTCTTTGTGAAAAACGAATCCTTCGCTCTGCTTTCTGCAATGGCGATATCAATCAGAAAGAGAAACGCAGCGCTTTAAGCCCCATAAGGAAATGTTCCCTTCCACTCATCAGCTTCACATTTTTGACCCGTTCTACCGGCTCGATTCGCTTGATGTGCAAGGGCGGAGGCTACCCGAAGATGTTCATGCCTGCACATCACCCCTTTCGGGGATGCTCATTTTCACCAAGACGGGT encodes:
- a CDS encoding potassium channel protein yields the protein MMGIPKKFLHILITIAIIIIIGTVGFKIIGGSKTSYLDALYMTAITITTVGYGDVIGLDDKPMGKIFTIIFVFVGAGTVAYLFTTLAAYIIEGELKRVFRRRAMEKRTEKLKNHYIVCGIGMVGLYIVHELYLTRRHQIAIDPDEGKMDDLKVQNLNIDMIVGDATENEILEKAMIHKAKGLFATTNSDNDNIVIVLTAKQLNPDLRVISRCTDTKNIEKLKKAGADNVVALNYIGGLRMASEMIRPHVTSFLDKMLRDKDSPLRVEEVHIPKHSPYAGKPLHSIDFRGIGNILLIAVRKENGDWIYNPDPNIHIEKEMSFILLATTEERELLQALVSPEVKHDVPAGVDKKELI